The window GTTGCGTCTTGCCGATCCCGCCCAGCCCCGTCGCGGCGGCAATCTCGACCTGTCCAATGGCTGCCGTCTCGCTCACGGTGAGGGCATGGGCCAGCTGGCGCAGATCGGCGTCCCGCCCGACAAACAGCGGATTGCGGCTGAGCGGCATCCGCGAGCCCGCAGGCAGCGGCGCAGGTGGTGGGACGGTGTCGAGCGGCAGCAGTGCAACCGGTCCTGCCACGCGGGCGTGCGGCGCGGCACCCCGAGGGGGTCGGGCCGGGGGTAAGCGATCTGGGCCGCGTTCCCCACGCGCGACCTGCAGAAACACCGCCCGCTCGTCGGGGGAAATCTCCAAACAGCCGACGAGGCGCTCGGCAATCTGGCGCGAAGGCCGCTGCACGCCTGCTTCCAATTTGCGGATCGTCACCTCGGCGCAACCGACGCAGTGGGCGAGGGCGGCCTGGGTCAGATCGAGGGCTTTCCGCCGCTCCCGCAGCCATGATCCAAAAGACTTATGCGCTTGATCGTTGGGCATCGCATCGTCTCCAAACGCGCAGGTGACCGGAGCAGCCAGTGCCACCATCCGAGACACGGTGGGCGGTTCACTGTGGTCACCCGCAGCGTCCCTCCGCCCCGCAGCGACGAGCGCGGGCGCGGACGTGCGCCTGGCTGAGCAGGTAGCTGTTCCCACTATTTTAACACTATCTTAACCGGATCGGTTTTTGGATCGGTTGCCGATCCCGCAATCTGGCAGCGATCTGGTCTACTAGACCAACGGGATCGGCCTGGGGTCGATCCGCCCTGGCTGTGTTGGGTACCGCCTCAGCAGGTTCCCGGCGCAGGACATAGCGTATGCACCGCGGTCAGACACCCATCTGAGCAGTCGACCTCATGAGGAGGACTACGATGATTCGGATTGTACTCGTTGATGATCACCCGGCGTTCCGGTGGATCACCCGCCGCCTGCTGGAGCGGTACCCCGAGGTGGCGGTCGTCGGCGAAGCCGCCACTGGCATCGAGGCGCTGGAGGTGGTGGCGCAGGTCCAGCCGGATGTCGTGCTGCTGGATGTGCAGATGCCGCTGCTGGATGGGATCGCTACGACGACGCAGCTGCGGCGTGCCTATCCCGATGTGCAGATCATCCTGTTCACGGGGGGTGGCGACGATGACGCCGTGCGGGACGGCCTGCGGGCCGGGGCAGTCGCCGCTCTCCCGAAAACCACGCGCCCGGATCGGCTCGTCGCCGCGCTGCGGGCGGCGCGTGAACGGAACCAACGGGGCGTGGCGTGCGCGGCTGGGAGCGGTGGCTGACCAGGCTCCCCGCTCACACCATGGGAGGACGATCGATCAGCGGTGCGGTGCTCATCAGTTGCTCCAGCTAGGATGAAAACGTGTACGAGAAGGCGGCCGATCGCTTCGCGCATGGCCACCCTGATCGCCCGGACGAGATCCGCATTGCGCAGGCGCGGCACGAGGCTGTGGGTCGCCACGCCGTCGCAGCCCTTTCCGCTGCTCCAGTCCCACACTGGTGGTTGCGGAAATCCTGGTTTAATAGTATAAACAGGCATTCACATCCGTCCCTTACATCGGCTGCCGATCGCCGGGAGCATGCCCATTTCACACCTAACTGAGATCCCAGCATTCGAGCTGCGTTGAGCTACCATAGGTCACCTGCATCGGAGCCTCCAGGCTTCCTCGCAGGATCTTGCACCCCCCTCCTGCCCGACATTTAACGTCACAGCGTTCGAGCCGAACCACGCCCACGCGACACCACGCGTCAAGTGCATCGTGGAGGAAGCGCATCGGCTCGCGCACGGGAGGACCGCCTGCCCATCCGTGGCCGCGCCGTCTGCGTCCGCATGACCAGCAGCTCGTCGGCTCGGCCATCATCTGTCCGTTTTCATCCACCCGTTCGTTCGTGGGCGGTATGGGGCAGCACGCTGTCGCTGGACCTGCCGGTTGTCACGCGGGAGCGTTCGGATGCTCCACCGCCGCCAGACAGCGGCGTTATCTGCCCGGATCCACCTGTTCGTCTCCGTTGCCCTGATCGTCCACGGCCGTGCCGTGTCAGCCCGTGGTCCTGTTTGGCGAAGCGCACCTGGCAGACGGCACTTGGAACGCCCAGCGTGGAGCGATGGCCGACCCTGCCGGCCAGCTGAGTCATGCCGATCCCGCGCAGGCCCAGGGGAGATGCTGCTCATAGGATCGCTTTTGTATCGGAAACCGATCCCGCAGTGTGCGCGAACTATGATGTACTAGATCGGTCATCGTCGATCGATCAGGGCAACGCCCATGACGACGCTGCCCTGATGCGACCGCACCGGTTCCGCCATTCGCCCCCTCGCGCTACCCCCGGTGCGAGCGTGGGCGGCTGGCGGTGTCTCGCGTCCACGTGGGTCGGCTCCGCCGACTGAGTCCACCAGAAATCTCGATCGACCGTCCGTGCGTGTCGGTTCAATCGCACCATGTTGTCGCTGTCCCCTGCCATGTGTCACAAGGGAGTGTTCGGATGCACCACCGCCGTCTGCCGCTGCTGTCCAGCCTGATCCACCTGTTCGTTTGTGTCGCCCTGCTGCTCCAGAGCAGTGCCTGGCCCGCCCCCACCAGGGCCGCCAGCCTTGCGGTCACCCAAAATCGTCCACCTGTGGCGGACGGTGGCGGCCCCTACACCGTCGCGGAAGGCGGCACCGTCCAACTGGATGCCGCCGCATCCACCGATCCTGATGGTGATTCCCTCACCATCGCCTGGGATCTTGACGACGACGGCACGTATGAAACATTCGGGCAGGCGGCGACCTTCTCGGCGGCACCCCTGGATGGCCCGCGTACCTTTCCGGTCTATCTCCGGGTCTGCGATTCGCACAGTGCGTGTGACACCGACTCGGTGGATCTTGAGATCACGAACCGCGCGCCGACGATCGGCGCGGTGAGCGCGCCCCGCGATCCCCTCACCGTGGGCAGTGTCGTCACGGCCACTGCCACCTTCACCGATGCCAGCGTGCTTGATACGCACACGTCACGCTGGCACTGGGGTGACGGGACGACCAGTGGTGGCACGACAACCGAGACGGGCGGATCAGGCTCCGTCACGGCGACGCACCGCTACCCCACCCCTGGGGTGTACACGCTGAACGTCGATCTGTTCGACGACGACTGCGGCACGGCGCAGGCCCCCTTCCAGTATGTCGTGGTCTATGATCCGAGCGGCGGCTTTGTGACTGGCGGCGGCTGGTTCGAATCGCCCGCCGGTGCCTATCCCGCCGATCCGACACTGCGCGGACGGGCCAACATCGGCTTCAACGCGAAATACCAGGCGCTCTCGACCACCCCCACCGGCCAGACCGAATTCCAGTTCACCGCCGGCAACTTGGCCTTCCGCAGCACGCGCTACGACTGGCTGGTCGTCGTGGGCGGGCAGGCGCAGTACCGCGGCACGGGCACGATCGGCGGCGGCACCTACAGCTTCCTGATGACGGTGGTGGACGGCGACTATGCCGGCGGCAGCGCCGCCGACACGTTCCGCATCAAGATCTGGGACGACGCGCGGGCCTTCGTGGTCTACGACACGCAGCCGGGCGCGAGCGAGCGTGCGGCGCCAACCACACCACTCGGCGGCGGCTCGATCACGGTCCGCACGTTGGGTACCATCCCTCCACCCACGCCGGTGCCGACGCCCAGCGCAACTGCCACGCCGGAGCCGGGCTGTGTTCCTTCGGCCACGCCCACACCGGCGCCGACGCGCACGCCCGTGCCGACGAACACACCGACGCCGACACCGACGAATACACCGACGGCCACGCCCACGGATACGGCAACACCTACGGCCACCAGCGAGCCACCGACGCCGACTGCCACGCCGACGGACGGCCCGCCATCGGATCTGACGCCGCGCGGGCTGTGGTGGAGCAGGAAGACGACCACCACCATCAGCCTGACCTGGGAGCCGCCCACGGACGCGGCGAGCGTCACCGGCTACGACCTCTACCAGGGGAGTACCCGCCTGACGACCACGACCGACACCGCCTACATGGTCACCGGGCTGACCCCGGATACGGAGTACACCTTTACGGTGCGCGCGCGGGATGCCGCCGGCAACCTGTCGCCGCCGAGTGCGTCGGCCACTGTGCGGACCACGGCGCTTGAGACCCTGCCGCCTGATCCGGCGGTGATCGCGCCACCCTCGGATCGCACGGTCAGCAGTGATCTCGCCAGCGATACGGCCTTCCTCTACACCGGCCCCAATCCGATCCAGGTTGGCGTCGCGCCCGGCACGATCGACACGCGGCGCGTGGCCGTGCTACGTGGGCGTGTCACCGACGACGAAGGCGATCCGCTCCCCGGCGTCACTGTCGCGGTGCTGGATCACCCGGAGTACGGGCATACACGCACGCGCACGGATGGCATGTTCGATCTGGCCGTCAATGGGGGCGGAATCGTCACGCTGACGTACACCAAGGAGGGCTATCTCCCGCTCCAGCGGCAGATCCCC of the Herpetosiphonaceae bacterium genome contains:
- a CDS encoding helix-turn-helix transcriptional regulator, with the protein product MPNDQAHKSFGSWLRERRKALDLTQAALAHCVGCAEVTIRKLEAGVQRPSRQIAERLVGCLEISPDERAVFLQVARGERGPDRLPPARPPRGAAPHARVAGPVALLPLDTVPPPAPLPAGSRMPLSRNPLFVGRDADLRQLAHALTVSETAAIGQVEIAAATGLGGIGKTQ
- a CDS encoding response regulator transcription factor; protein product: MIRIVLVDDHPAFRWITRRLLERYPEVAVVGEAATGIEALEVVAQVQPDVVLLDVQMPLLDGIATTTQLRRAYPDVQIILFTGGGDDDAVRDGLRAGAVAALPKTTRPDRLVAALRAARERNQRGVACAAGSGG